The Balneola vulgaris DSM 17893 DNA window AAACTTTAAGTTTGTTCCTCATATCGTTGAAGGTTTTGGCGACGACTTCCTTCTTACTGACGACCAAGCTCCAAACACTCAAGGGGTTAAGGCATTGGGTTATGAAGCACTTGCTGAAGGTGATTTAAAGACTGCTATTTCAGCCGCTAAAGTAGTAGTGCTACTCAACGACGAGCTTGTTGACCGTGGCGCATTATCTGCGAGCGACCTAAGCAATGCTTATGTAATCAACTTAGCGACTAATGAAACGGAAACTTCAGCTGTAGCTGATCTTGTGATCCCGATCACATGCATCGCTGAGCATGCAGCAAGTTACGTGAATGTTGACGGACGAGTGCAACGCTCATTCCCAGCTAAAGAAACTAAGTACACCCATCGTAAGCTAAATCTTGAGATGTCGGAAGGCCGACTAGATCGATTTGGCACTAATTACGACAACTGGGTGAATGAAGACAACAAAGTAGATTGTATTCCAGCATGGGAGCTTGTTAGCAAGTTAGCCAACAGAATGGGAATGGATCTTGAGTTTGAATCCTCTCGCGAAATCATGGATGAAATCGCGGCTAAAGTATCTGACTTTGCCGGCATCAACTATGAACGCATGGACGAAGAGAATGGCGTAAGCATAACCGGAACTACTAAAGAAGAGGTATCTGCATAATGAATCCTGGAGTATTAGAAATAGGCGCTCTTGCTATACCAACATGGACTTTAGTACTTGCTGTGGGGATGATCAGTTACCTTAACTCAGCGGCTATCTTAGTATATGCTGAACGTCGAGTTGCGGCTTTCATTCAAAACCGAGTAGGTCCAAACCGTGTAGGTCCATTTGGCCTTATGCAACCTCTTGCCGATGTATTAAAGCTTCTACTTAAAGAAGATGTAACCCCAACGCATGGATACAAAGTATTACATGCTGTAGCTCCGATGATTCCAGTGGTAACAGCATTACTATCCGTAGCTGTAATTCCATTTGGTGAAGGCCTGTATGTAACCGATATCAACGCTGGGGTGCTATATATCTTAGCGGTGGCTTCATTAGGTGTGTATGGTGTAACGCTAGCAGGTTGGGCGTCGAACAGTAAGTATTCTCTTTTAGGGGGACTTAGAGCAGCGGCTCAGATGATTAGTTACGAATTACCAATGGGTATGGCTGTAGCATCTGTAATCTTGATGACGGGCTCACTCAGCATGGTGGACATCGCTGAATCACAAAGCATGATTTGGAATGTATTTGTGAACCCATTAGGTGCCATCATCTTCATTATTTGTGCATTCGCTGAATCTAACCGTACTCCTTTCGATTTAGTGGAAGCTGAGCAGGAACTTGTAGGTGGTTTCCACACCGAATATAGCTCTATGAAGTTCGGTATGTTCTTCCTTGCGGAATACATGCACGTATTCATCGGAAGTATCCTAATTACCACCTTCTTCTTCGGTAGCTACCACTTACCATTCGCGGATCTTTATATCCCTGAAGACATGAACATGTGGCTGAAAGGACTCCTTGATGTATCAGTCTTTACTGTAAAAGTAGTATTCTGGTGCTTCGTGTTTATCTGGGTTCGTTGGACTATCCCAAGATTCAAGTACAACCAAGTGATGAAGCTAGGTTGGGCACGACTACTGCCACTTAGTATCATCAACTTTATGGTGATTGCCATCTTTATGTATGCTTACCATAACATGTAATAAGCATTCAAGAACTTTAAAGCCTCTATGTTGTCATAGGGGCTTTTTTTATGGCACCTCTACCCTTCTGTATCGCATGAATTGCCTAACCCGAAGATGTGATAGAGCAAGCCAAAATTCGAAGCTACATTAACGCAAGATCTTAACACAGATCATCAACATAAACGGAGAACGTCATGAAATCACTACATAAACATCTACTATTTGCCAGTTTACTTTTACTACAAGCATGTACCATTACCAACGAAGGTCCACAAGGCCCACGCGGTAACGACGGTGCCGATGGCGTTCAAATCTACTCAAGCACCAGCGATATCTTTGCGAACGACTTCGACATTGTAGACGAGTTCGTATCCATCAATGAATTTGAGTGGGATATCCTTGATGAAGAAACGGTGGATTACGGCTTAGTGATGGGTTACATCCAATTTGATGGCACTACGTCGTGGCATGCACTTCCATTTAGCACTCCATTCGAAAACGATATCGTGAACCTACGTTATGTATTCGATATCAACAGTTTTGATTTAGTGCTGGAAGGCGAAGTGGCGAATAACAACGAAGCCAATGAAGACCTATTTGATGGAGATCTATTACGCGTGGTAGCCATCCCTCCTTCGCTGATCATCAAAGCCAAAGGTTTCGATCATCGTAACTACGATGCCGTTAAAGAAGCTTACGGTTTAAAAGACTAAGCCCTTCTGAGCTTTTATTATTATTTGTTCTATCCGAAAGCCCATGTACTCACATGGGCTTTTTTAATGCAAGGAATACTCACCTCTCCCTAAACTATATTTTACAATACCCTTTCGCTTAAGTCCCTATTTCAGCTTTGAAGTTAATAGAGGATTCATTTTATTGTTGAAAATATTAGGGATAACAGGAACTGTAATTAAATAGTTAACTCAAAATGTTATAGCATTGCTGTACCCAATTTGAAAAAGATAGATGCAATTAAATATTGATAATGGATAAAATGGAAAAAGGTTCTGAATGGCGAAAGTGGGATTTACACTTTCACACACCATCTTCTTATGACTATGGAGATAAGTCTGTAAACAATCAAGAAATTATAGATGAGTTAGCAAATAATTCAATTTCAGTAGTTGCAATTACAGATCATCATATTATTGATATAGAAAGAATCGTTGATTTACAGAAACTTGGTGCTAAAAAAGGAATAACTGTTTTGCCGGGAATCGAATTTCTATCAGATGCTAAAGGGAAAGTACCTATTCATTTTATCGGAATATTCTCAGAGACTTGTAACCTCGAATATGTTTGGGGACAAATTGAAAATAAAACTAGCATTTCGAGAATTAAAGGAGAAGGAAAGAAACATAATGAAGTCTATTGTCACCTAGATAATACTATCGATTTAATACATGAATTAGGCGGGTTAGTAACAATTCATGCAGGAGAAAAATCCAATAGTATTGAAAATATTACGCATTCTTTACCACATGGAGAAGCACAAAAAACAGAAATAGCTGAAAAGATTGATTTCTATGAACTTGGTAAGGTCGATGACAAAAAGGGATATATTGATGTAGTGTTTCCAGCGATTAAAAAGCATATACCGATGATAATATGCTCTGATAATCACAATATCAGAAAATATGTTCTGAAAGAAGGCTGTTGGATAAAGGCAGATACAACTTTTGAAGGGTTGAAGCAGGTTGTTTTCGAGCCTAAACAAAGAGTTAGAATACAATCATTGAAGCCACATCAAAAAGCAGGTTATCAGGCCATTGAATCTGTCAAAATTTCCCATAGCAGTTTTCATCCTCAAACCATACACCTTAATCAGAATTTGAATTCAATAATTGGCGGAAGGTCTACAGGTAAATCAATATTGTTGGGATCAATTGCTAAAAGACTGAATTGTGATAAAGA harbors:
- the nuoH gene encoding NADH-quinone oxidoreductase subunit NuoH, which encodes MNPGVLEIGALAIPTWTLVLAVGMISYLNSAAILVYAERRVAAFIQNRVGPNRVGPFGLMQPLADVLKLLLKEDVTPTHGYKVLHAVAPMIPVVTALLSVAVIPFGEGLYVTDINAGVLYILAVASLGVYGVTLAGWASNSKYSLLGGLRAAAQMISYELPMGMAVASVILMTGSLSMVDIAESQSMIWNVFVNPLGAIIFIICAFAESNRTPFDLVEAEQELVGGFHTEYSSMKFGMFFLAEYMHVFIGSILITTFFFGSYHLPFADLYIPEDMNMWLKGLLDVSVFTVKVVFWCFVFIWVRWTIPRFKYNQVMKLGWARLLPLSIINFMVIAIFMYAYHNM